The following coding sequences are from one uncultured Desulfobacter sp. window:
- the sppA gene encoding signal peptide peptidase SppA — protein MFSRRHPFLFFICVICACFTFGLIAVSGIAAVGAFAVKSSIGGAMSPAGNIGVVEVTGPIISSKGVIQDLKAFMDDDAVKAIVLRVDSPGGGIGPSQEIYRELMKFRDAKPVIASMGSVAASGGYYIACATQGIVANSGTITGSIGVIMEYANIEQIAQKIGISPVVIKSGEYKDMGSPMRTLKESEKQLFQNLVDELHAQFVSDAATARNMETGAMAKLADGRVYTGQAAMKLKLVDRIGNMDDAVQWAGQMAGIEGELVPVYPKADTMTLFKKLAETVFQDVNLGTGLSRQFGYAFN, from the coding sequence ATGTTTTCAAGACGCCATCCCTTTTTATTTTTCATTTGTGTTATTTGTGCCTGTTTTACCTTTGGCCTGATTGCCGTGTCCGGCATTGCTGCCGTCGGTGCTTTTGCCGTGAAAAGTAGCATCGGCGGTGCCATGTCTCCTGCGGGCAATATCGGCGTGGTTGAGGTGACAGGGCCAATTATCTCTTCCAAGGGGGTTATACAAGATCTTAAAGCCTTCATGGACGATGACGCAGTTAAGGCCATTGTTTTAAGGGTTGACAGTCCCGGCGGCGGAATCGGGCCTTCCCAGGAAATTTACCGGGAACTGATGAAGTTCCGGGATGCAAAGCCCGTGATCGCATCCATGGGATCTGTTGCCGCATCCGGGGGGTATTATATTGCCTGCGCCACCCAGGGTATTGTTGCAAATTCAGGAACGATAACCGGCTCCATCGGCGTGATCATGGAGTATGCCAATATTGAACAGATTGCCCAGAAAATAGGCATCTCTCCTGTGGTTATAAAAAGCGGTGAGTATAAAGATATGGGCTCCCCCATGAGAACTCTCAAGGAGAGTGAAAAACAGCTGTTTCAGAATCTTGTGGATGAGTTGCACGCCCAGTTTGTGTCCGATGCGGCCACTGCCAGAAATATGGAAACCGGTGCCATGGCCAAACTGGCCGACGGCAGGGTGTATACCGGCCAGGCCGCCATGAAACTTAAACTGGTTGACCGTATCGGAAATATGGATGATGCGGTGCAGTGGGCCGGACAGATGGCCGGCATTGAAGGGGAGCTGGTCCCGGTTTATCCCAAGGCCGATACCATGACACTGTTTAAAAAGCTGGCTGAAACCGTGTTCCAGGACGTTAATCTGGGAACCGGACTATCCAGGCAGTTCGGGTATGCTTTCAATTAA
- a CDS encoding ATP-dependent 6-phosphofructokinase — translation MGKKIGVVTGGGDCPGLNAVIRAIVKAGDIQGFTTIGIRGGFDGLLTPVQADPLTVRDMDGLLIRGGTILGTANSGRFSSKTGEGETRKIPEELMTQVLQTVEALGLNALVVIGGDGTLTTALQMHEFGLPIIGVPKTIDNDLDATQQTFGFDTAVACAVDALDRLHSTAQSHNRVMVLEVMGRYAGWIAAYAGLAGGADVILIPEIKFNLQAIEKKIRAREATGKLFTIVIVAEGAKIDDTMVVSDNETTDREVRLGGIGYLLAEKIQDITGKESRCVVLGHLQRGGQPTHWDRQLCTRFGVQAVHMAAKANFGKMVALKPSGMMGSVHLKDAVNRIRSVDPDGELIQTARTLGICFGD, via the coding sequence ATGGGTAAAAAAATTGGTGTGGTAACAGGCGGCGGGGACTGTCCCGGGCTGAATGCGGTGATTCGGGCCATTGTAAAGGCCGGCGATATACAGGGATTTACCACCATAGGCATACGAGGCGGTTTTGACGGGCTGTTGACACCGGTCCAGGCAGACCCCCTCACCGTCCGGGATATGGACGGGCTTCTTATTCGGGGCGGCACCATTCTCGGCACGGCCAATTCCGGCAGATTTTCATCCAAAACCGGTGAGGGTGAAACACGGAAAATACCAGAGGAGCTGATGACCCAGGTCCTGCAGACCGTTGAAGCATTGGGGCTGAACGCACTTGTGGTGATCGGCGGGGACGGCACCTTGACCACAGCCCTGCAGATGCATGAATTCGGATTGCCGATCATCGGTGTACCCAAAACCATCGACAATGACCTGGATGCCACCCAGCAGACCTTTGGATTTGACACGGCCGTAGCCTGTGCCGTGGATGCCCTTGACCGCCTTCATTCAACGGCCCAAAGCCATAACCGGGTCATGGTCCTTGAGGTCATGGGGCGGTATGCCGGATGGATTGCCGCCTATGCCGGCCTTGCCGGGGGCGCGGATGTTATTTTGATTCCTGAGATAAAATTTAACCTGCAGGCCATAGAGAAAAAAATCAGGGCCCGGGAGGCCACAGGCAAATTATTCACCATTGTTATTGTGGCCGAAGGCGCAAAGATAGATGACACCATGGTGGTGTCGGACAACGAGACCACGGACAGGGAAGTGCGCCTTGGCGGCATTGGCTACCTGCTTGCCGAAAAAATCCAGGATATAACCGGCAAAGAGAGCCGGTGTGTGGTCCTCGGCCATCTCCAGCGCGGCGGCCAGCCAACCCACTGGGACAGACAGTTATGCACCCGCTTCGGTGTCCAGGCGGTGCATATGGCGGCAAAGGCAAATTTCGGCAAAATGGTGGCACTTAAACCCAGCGGCATGATGGGAAGCGTGCATTTAAAAGATGCCGTAAACAGAATACGCAGCGTGGACCCCGACGGCGAGCTCATCCAGACGGCCAGAACCCTTGGCATCTGCTTTGGTGATTAA
- a CDS encoding L-threonylcarbamoyladenylate synthase, giving the protein MLNNVNPQTPQARIISMAVACLRKGGIIAYPTDTFYGIGCDIMNKKAIEKIYLLKQRDKSKPFSFICPDLKNISQYAKVSNIAYRHMKRLLPGPYTFILPGSKMVPKIMLTKRKTAGIRVPANQIALALALELGNPIISTSATAPDGEVFEDASLLNDYFDARLDMVLDGGPVPNTPSSVISLVEDEPVVIRHGAGEVDLFE; this is encoded by the coding sequence ATGTTAAATAATGTGAATCCCCAGACTCCCCAAGCCCGAATCATATCCATGGCTGTGGCTTGTCTCAGAAAAGGCGGTATCATTGCATACCCCACAGACACATTTTACGGTATCGGCTGTGATATCATGAATAAAAAGGCCATCGAAAAAATCTACCTCCTCAAACAACGGGACAAATCCAAGCCGTTCAGCTTTATCTGTCCGGACCTGAAAAACATCTCCCAATACGCCAAGGTGTCAAATATCGCCTATCGCCACATGAAGCGTTTACTGCCGGGACCTTATACCTTTATTCTGCCCGGTTCAAAGATGGTGCCCAAAATCATGCTGACCAAAAGAAAAACCGCCGGCATCAGGGTCCCGGCCAATCAAATCGCCCTGGCCCTTGCCCTAGAGCTTGGCAACCCCATTATCTCGACCTCGGCCACGGCCCCTGACGGAGAGGTGTTTGAAGATGCCTCCCTGCTCAATGATTATTTTGATGCAAGACTGGATATGGTCCTGGATGGCGGCCCCGTACCCAACACGCCCTCTTCGGTGATCTCACTGGTTGAAGATGAACCCGTAGTCATCAGGCATGGTGCCGGCGAAGTGGACCTGTTTGAGTAG
- a CDS encoding TerB family tellurite resistance protein: MSWLGKMIGGTIGLALGGPLGAVAGAAFGHAFVDKREDEYLRSIPGGRRGEGLSSNEEAQLVFFTAAFSMLAKISKADGRISEEEIKVVERFMVNDLQLDASTRETAKNIFRNAVTSSQTFEDFARQFYSVFSYQPNIIELMMDVLFRVSSADGNISDAEEQMLLSASRIFRFSQLDYNRLHARYVKKSDPYYAVLQCDESASNEEIKKKYRTLVQEYHPDKIQAKGLPEEFVKFATDKFTEIQEAYEQIRKRRGF, from the coding sequence ATGAGTTGGCTTGGAAAAATGATTGGTGGCACCATCGGACTGGCTTTGGGCGGTCCGCTGGGCGCTGTGGCAGGGGCTGCATTCGGACATGCGTTTGTTGATAAAAGAGAAGACGAATATTTACGTTCCATTCCAGGTGGTCGGCGTGGCGAAGGACTCTCTTCCAACGAAGAGGCCCAGCTTGTGTTCTTTACTGCGGCCTTCTCCATGCTGGCGAAAATCAGCAAAGCAGACGGCCGGATCAGCGAAGAGGAGATCAAGGTTGTTGAACGCTTTATGGTTAATGATCTCCAGCTTGATGCATCCACCCGGGAAACGGCCAAAAATATCTTTAGAAACGCCGTGACATCGTCCCAGACCTTTGAGGATTTTGCCCGGCAGTTTTATTCGGTATTCAGCTACCAACCCAATATCATAGAGTTGATGATGGATGTCCTGTTCAGGGTCTCTTCGGCCGACGGCAATATCTCTGATGCCGAAGAACAGATGCTGTTGTCCGCGTCACGGATTTTCAGATTTTCCCAGTTGGATTATAACCGTCTGCATGCCAGGTATGTGAAAAAATCCGACCCCTATTATGCGGTGCTTCAATGTGATGAAAGTGCGAGCAACGAGGAGATAAAAAAGAAATACCGCACCCTGGTCCAGGAGTACCACCCGGATAAAATCCAGGCCAAAGGGCTGCCCGAAGAGTTTGTTAAGTTTGCCACGGATAAGTTTACGGAAATTCAGGAGGCTTATGAGCAGATCAGAAAAAGAAGGGGATTCTGA
- the guaB gene encoding IMP dehydrogenase, with the protein MSIVLPEQGLSFDDVLLLPDYSAILPDEVTTRTRLTKELELNIPIVSAAMDTVTESDTAISMARAGGLGFIHRNLSIAEQVVEVDRVKKSESGMIVDPVTVHPDATISDVLNIMAKYRISGIPVVEGDKLVGIVTNRDLRFETQLDKPARDVMTSENLVTVPEKCTLEESKIMLHKHRIEKLLVVDPQGKLKGLITIKDIEKIRKYPNACKDSLGRLRAGAAIGVGSDMMERVEALLNAGADALVIDTSHGHSLNVMKAVQSIKAAFPACQLIAGNVATEAGAKALIDSGVDAVKIGIGPGSICTTRIVAGVGVPQLTAVMNCAEISKKTGVPLIADGGIKYSGDVSKALGAGAHSVMLGSMLAGTQESPGEIVIYQGRSYKAYRGMGSVEAMKKGSSDRYYQKDTGENEELVPEGIVGRIPYRGTIRENIVQMIGGLKAGMGYLGAATIEELHEKAKFVRITAAGLRESHVHDVSITKEAPNYRVESN; encoded by the coding sequence ATGTCCATTGTATTACCAGAACAGGGGCTCTCTTTTGATGACGTGCTCCTGCTTCCCGATTATTCCGCCATCCTGCCCGACGAAGTGACCACACGCACCCGTCTGACTAAAGAACTTGAACTCAACATTCCCATTGTCAGTGCGGCCATGGATACGGTGACCGAATCAGACACCGCCATCAGTATGGCCCGGGCCGGCGGTCTGGGATTTATCCACAGAAACCTGAGCATTGCCGAGCAGGTGGTTGAAGTGGACCGGGTTAAAAAGAGCGAAAGCGGCATGATTGTTGACCCTGTGACCGTCCATCCCGATGCCACCATCTCCGATGTGCTCAATATTATGGCCAAATACCGGATTTCCGGCATTCCAGTGGTGGAAGGCGATAAACTGGTGGGTATTGTGACCAACAGGGACCTTCGTTTTGAGACCCAGCTGGATAAACCTGCCCGGGACGTTATGACCAGCGAAAACCTGGTGACCGTGCCTGAAAAATGCACCCTGGAAGAGTCCAAAATCATGTTGCATAAACATAGAATTGAAAAACTTCTGGTGGTGGATCCCCAGGGTAAACTCAAAGGCCTGATTACCATTAAGGATATTGAAAAAATCAGAAAATATCCAAATGCCTGCAAGGATTCTTTGGGAAGACTGAGGGCTGGTGCGGCCATTGGTGTGGGGTCCGACATGATGGAGCGTGTGGAAGCGCTTTTGAATGCCGGTGCGGATGCCCTGGTCATTGACACCTCCCATGGCCACTCTTTAAACGTAATGAAGGCGGTTCAGAGTATCAAGGCCGCTTTCCCCGCATGCCAGCTCATTGCAGGCAATGTAGCCACAGAGGCCGGGGCAAAGGCATTGATTGATTCAGGCGTTGATGCCGTTAAAATCGGTATCGGTCCCGGTTCCATCTGTACCACCCGTATTGTTGCAGGTGTTGGCGTGCCCCAGCTGACTGCCGTTATGAATTGTGCAGAGATTTCAAAGAAGACCGGCGTGCCTTTGATTGCCGACGGCGGGATCAAGTATTCAGGGGATGTCTCCAAAGCCCTGGGAGCGGGTGCCCATTCTGTCATGCTGGGCAGTATGCTGGCCGGCACCCAGGAAAGCCCCGGAGAAATCGTCATTTACCAGGGCCGTTCATATAAAGCCTATCGTGGTATGGGGTCTGTGGAAGCCATGAAAAAGGGCAGTTCCGACAGATATTACCAGAAAGATACCGGCGAAAACGAGGAACTGGTTCCCGAAGGCATTGTGGGACGGATTCCCTACCGGGGCACAATTCGTGAAAATATTGTCCAGATGATCGGCGGACTTAAGGCAGGTATGGGATATCTTGGTGCGGCCACCATTGAAGAACTGCACGAAAAGGCAAAATTTGTCCGGATCACTGCAGCCGGATTAAGGGAAAGTCATGTCCATGACGTTTCCATCACCAAGGAAGCGCCCAACTACAGAGTAGAAAGCAATTAA
- the dnaE gene encoding DNA polymerase III subunit alpha — MTDNQDIPFYHLHLHSEYSLLDGAIRLNDLMTRCAEYKMDAVSITDHGTMFGVAEFYEKAQKAGIKPILGCEVYVAPRTLNDRTQLDRKGLSHLVLLAKDREGYTNLCKLVSVAQLKGFYFKPRIDKELLAEHAKGLVGLSACLKGDIPQAILAGDRAKADDLARFYLDTLGEGNFFLEVQENGMQIQHRVNEGLLDLSKRLSIPMVATNDCHYLSNGDAKAHEILLCIQTGDTFDNADRFKFDSDQLYFKSKQEMADSLGHFPDAISNTKLIADMCEVDFGKKTYHFPRYDLGDGLSEDEQFQKLAMEGFEERLAKIKEKNPDLDEQVYRDRIKYEIDIILEMGFPGYFLIVADFIGHARKIGVPVGPGRGSAAGSMVAYAMGITALDPIEHGLIFERFLNPARISMPDIDVDFCIEGREQVYDYTVKRYGGSDYVCQIITFGKLKAKAVIRDVGRALGVPLSEVDEVAKMIPDNAKNLKKALEEMPGIKDKCGETEVKTQMLEVAMLLEGLPRHASTHAAGVVVSDKPLWEYLPLFKGKEGETITQFDMTFTEKQGLVKFDFLGLRNLTVIKNCIALIEKQGDTPPDLLHLDYSDQKTFELLQNSDTTGVFQLESSGMKELISRLKPASFSDIVALVALYRPGPLDSGMADSYVERKHGREPVVYQFPELEPVLEETYGVILYQEQVMKIAGVLADYSMAQADGLRKAMGKKIAAMMEEHRTLFMNGAKEKGLDPKKAEEVFDLMEKFGGYGFNKSHSAAYALIAYQTAYLKAHFPVEFIAALMTSERSNSDAVLKYMDECKGHNIKVLPPDVNQSDAFFNVDDHCIRFGLAAIKGVGEAAIESIVQNRETDGDYASLYQFCERVNLSKANKKVIEALIKCGAFDSTGDKRAQMMAVLEDALDHGARIQKENADAQLDLFADSGVGISLPSNIPKMPDIDEWAGKDLLELEKEALGFYITGHPMDDYADIIRKFTSVNTITLQDAPDEKIVRIGGNLKVQKIHKTKKGDLMAFCNIEDQYSTVELVVFPNLYARTHTFLSQEQVVIVEAEVQKKENAVKLIGEAIVPATQAETLWAAGIVMQVDAKIHKTDVLDQLKPVIERYPGNCVSLFNIHIDAEHPDVMVKLSDEYKSDACPGLFQEIETILGPGSIETRCAPVKDKVKKKKRWPKKQVS; from the coding sequence ATGACCGATAATCAGGATATCCCCTTTTATCATCTGCATCTTCACTCCGAGTACTCCCTGCTTGACGGGGCCATCCGGTTAAACGACCTGATGACACGGTGTGCGGAATATAAGATGGATGCCGTGTCCATTACGGACCACGGCACCATGTTTGGTGTGGCCGAGTTTTATGAGAAAGCGCAAAAGGCCGGTATTAAACCCATCCTGGGCTGCGAAGTCTATGTGGCCCCCAGAACCTTAAATGACCGGACCCAGCTGGATCGAAAAGGGTTAAGTCATCTGGTACTGCTGGCCAAGGACAGGGAAGGGTACACCAATCTTTGTAAGCTGGTCTCCGTGGCCCAGCTCAAAGGCTTTTATTTTAAGCCCAGAATCGACAAGGAACTTCTGGCCGAACATGCCAAGGGACTTGTGGGACTGTCGGCATGTCTGAAAGGGGATATCCCCCAGGCCATTCTGGCCGGGGACCGGGCCAAAGCAGATGACCTGGCGCGGTTTTATCTTGATACCCTGGGTGAAGGAAATTTTTTCCTTGAGGTCCAGGAAAACGGCATGCAGATCCAGCACCGCGTGAACGAAGGGTTGCTGGATCTGAGCAAACGGCTCTCCATTCCCATGGTGGCCACCAATGACTGCCATTACCTGTCCAATGGCGATGCCAAAGCCCATGAAATCTTGTTGTGCATCCAGACCGGCGATACCTTTGACAATGCCGACCGGTTTAAATTTGATTCCGACCAGCTCTATTTTAAATCGAAACAAGAAATGGCCGATTCCCTGGGTCATTTTCCCGATGCCATATCCAATACGAAGCTCATCGCTGATATGTGCGAGGTGGATTTCGGCAAGAAAACCTACCATTTTCCGCGATATGATCTTGGCGATGGGCTCTCCGAAGACGAACAGTTTCAAAAACTTGCCATGGAAGGTTTTGAAGAGCGCCTTGCCAAGATCAAGGAGAAGAATCCCGATCTTGATGAGCAGGTCTACAGGGACCGGATCAAATACGAGATTGATATTATCCTTGAGATGGGGTTCCCAGGCTATTTTCTCATTGTGGCCGACTTTATCGGCCATGCGCGAAAAATCGGGGTGCCGGTGGGGCCGGGCAGGGGATCTGCGGCGGGCTCCATGGTGGCCTATGCCATGGGAATCACTGCCCTTGATCCCATTGAGCACGGCCTGATTTTTGAACGTTTTTTAAACCCGGCACGTATCTCCATGCCTGATATTGACGTGGATTTTTGCATTGAGGGCCGGGAACAGGTGTATGATTATACGGTTAAGCGGTACGGTGGTTCCGATTATGTATGCCAGATCATCACCTTTGGAAAGCTTAAAGCCAAGGCTGTAATCCGGGATGTGGGCAGAGCCTTGGGGGTTCCTCTTTCCGAGGTGGATGAAGTGGCCAAGATGATCCCTGACAATGCCAAAAATTTAAAAAAAGCATTGGAAGAGATGCCGGGCATCAAGGACAAGTGCGGGGAAACAGAGGTTAAAACCCAGATGCTTGAGGTGGCGATGCTGCTTGAGGGGCTGCCCCGGCACGCGTCCACCCATGCGGCAGGGGTTGTGGTTTCCGACAAACCGCTGTGGGAATATCTGCCGTTGTTCAAGGGTAAAGAGGGTGAAACCATTACCCAGTTTGACATGACCTTTACTGAAAAACAGGGGTTGGTTAAATTTGATTTTCTTGGGCTTCGCAACCTCACCGTTATAAAAAACTGTATTGCCCTGATCGAAAAACAGGGTGATACGCCTCCGGATCTGCTGCACCTGGATTATTCGGATCAAAAGACCTTTGAACTTTTGCAAAATTCCGATACCACCGGGGTGTTCCAGCTTGAGAGTTCCGGGATGAAGGAACTGATTTCCCGGCTGAAACCGGCAAGTTTTTCAGACATTGTGGCCCTGGTGGCACTTTACCGGCCGGGTCCTTTGGATTCGGGCATGGCAGACAGCTATGTGGAGCGAAAGCACGGACGGGAACCTGTGGTGTATCAGTTCCCCGAGCTTGAGCCGGTGCTCGAAGAGACCTACGGGGTGATTTTGTACCAGGAACAGGTCATGAAAATTGCCGGGGTCCTTGCCGATTACAGCATGGCCCAGGCCGACGGCCTTCGCAAAGCCATGGGCAAAAAGATTGCCGCCATGATGGAGGAGCACCGGACCCTGTTCATGAATGGTGCCAAGGAAAAGGGCCTTGATCCCAAAAAGGCCGAAGAGGTCTTTGACCTCATGGAAAAATTCGGTGGTTACGGTTTTAATAAATCCCATTCGGCCGCCTATGCCCTGATTGCCTATCAGACCGCATATCTTAAAGCCCATTTCCCTGTTGAATTTATCGCCGCCCTGATGACGTCCGAACGCAGCAATTCCGATGCGGTGCTCAAATACATGGATGAGTGCAAAGGCCACAACATCAAGGTGCTGCCCCCGGATGTCAACCAGAGTGATGCCTTTTTTAATGTGGATGATCATTGCATCCGTTTCGGTCTGGCTGCCATCAAAGGGGTGGGAGAGGCCGCCATTGAATCCATCGTTCAAAATCGTGAAACAGACGGGGACTACGCCAGCCTGTATCAATTTTGTGAACGGGTGAATTTAAGCAAAGCCAATAAAAAAGTGATCGAAGCCCTGATTAAATGCGGGGCTTTTGACTCCACCGGTGACAAACGCGCACAGATGATGGCAGTGCTTGAAGATGCCCTGGACCATGGTGCCAGGATTCAGAAAGAGAACGCCGATGCCCAGCTGGATCTGTTCGCCGATTCAGGGGTGGGTATTTCTCTGCCCTCCAACATTCCCAAGATGCCTGATATTGATGAATGGGCGGGCAAGGATCTTCTGGAACTGGAAAAGGAAGCCCTGGGGTTTTACATCACCGGCCACCCCATGGATGATTATGCGGATATCATTCGAAAATTTACCAGTGTAAATACGATCACTCTCCAGGATGCGCCGGATGAAAAGATAGTCCGCATCGGCGGAAATCTTAAAGTGCAGAAAATCCACAAGACCAAGAAAGGGGACTTGATGGCGTTCTGCAACATTGAGGACCAGTATTCTACTGTGGAGCTGGTTGTTTTTCCAAATCTTTACGCCAGAACCCATACCTTTTTGTCCCAGGAGCAGGTGGTGATTGTTGAGGCCGAAGTCCAGAAAAAAGAGAATGCCGTCAAGCTGATCGGCGAAGCCATTGTGCCGGCCACCCAGGCCGAAACCCTGTGGGCAGCCGGTATTGTGATGCAGGTGGATGCCAAAATTCATAAAACGGATGTGCTTGATCAGCTCAAACCTGTGATCGAACGGTATCCGGGCAATTGTGTCTCTTTGTTCAACATTCACATTGATGCAGAACATCCCGATGTGATGGTGAAATTATCCGATGAGTACAAGTCCGATGCCTGCCCCGGACTGTTCCAGGAAATCGAAACCATACTTGGCCCCGGCAGCATTGAGACGCGATGCGCCCCGGTCAAGGACAAGGTGAAAAAGAAAAAACGCTGGCCTAAAAAACAGGTTTCTTAG
- a CDS encoding BON domain-containing protein has protein sequence MLILLILPGCGPPTTGSPVYYESSRENLPRSPATFVSDAVLQTRVKSRFISDDMVDDDGIRVKVRHGVVYLDGWVADSYQRRMAQDLAQSIDGVNRVVSRLKLTNPGTIFISPDLSRPKN, from the coding sequence ATGCTGATTTTATTGATTCTGCCGGGCTGCGGACCACCCACCACAGGATCACCGGTGTACTATGAATCCAGCAGGGAGAACCTGCCCCGATCGCCCGCAACCTTTGTCAGTGATGCCGTTCTCCAGACCCGGGTGAAATCCAGATTCATTTCAGATGATATGGTGGATGACGATGGGATACGTGTAAAAGTGCGCCATGGGGTGGTCTATCTTGACGGTTGGGTCGCAGACAGCTACCAGCGCCGCATGGCCCAGGATCTGGCCCAAAGCATTGACGGGGTGAACCGGGTGGTCAGCCGTCTTAAACTCACCAACCCGGGCACAATATTTATCAGTCCGGACCTGTCCAGACCGAAGAACTAA